In Mobula hypostoma chromosome 18, sMobHyp1.1, whole genome shotgun sequence, one genomic interval encodes:
- the LOC134358569 gene encoding dnaJ homolog subfamily A member 4-like isoform X2, whose product MVQQIQTMCSECHGQGEQINPKDRCKNCNGRKIVKERKILEVHVDKGMQDGQKITFRGEGDQEPGLEPGDVIIVLDQTEHEVFRRHGNDLIMKMEILLVEALCGFKKTIETLDKRMLLISSKPGEVVKESSLRCVYNEGMPIYRDPFEKGQLIIQFSVKFPSYGWISQENLIELEHLLPPRQELLISDDMEHVELSEFSPEQQRRNYSGEAYEEDQRPRGGVQCQTS is encoded by the exons ATGGTGCAGCAGATTCAGACAATGTGCTCAGAATGCCATGGACAAGGTGAACAGATTAATCCAAAAGACCGATGTAAGAATTGTAATGGGCGCAAAAttgtgaaagaaagaaaaatattggaagttcATGTGGACAAAG gtaTGCAAGATGGGCAGAAGATAACCTTCCGTGGAGAAGGGGATCAGGAGCCAGGATTAGAACCTGGTGATGTCATCATTGTACTTGACCAAACAGAACATGAAGTGTTTCGAAGACATGGAAATGACTTGATCATGAAGATGGAAATATTACTAGTGGAAGCTTTGTGTGGTTTCAAAAAAACAATAGAAACACTTGACAAGAGAATGCTTCTTATTAGTTCCAAACCAG GTGAAGTTGTGAAAGAGAGCAGCCTTAGATGTGTTTATAACGAAGGAATGCCTATTTATAGAGACCCATTTGAAAAAGGACAATTGATCATACAATTTTCA GTGAAGTTTCCGTCATATGGATGGATTTCACAAGAAAATTTGATTGAACTGgaacatctgcttccaccacgTCAAGAACTATTGATCAGTGACGATATGGAACATGTGGAGTTATCAGAATTTAGTCCAGAACAGCAGCGCAGAAATTATAGTGGGGAAGCATATGAAGAAGATCAAAGACCTAGAGGTGGTGTTCAATGTCAAACTTCTTAA